From Saprospiraceae bacterium, one genomic window encodes:
- the rplE gene encoding 50S ribosomal protein L5 → MSYEPRLATFYKSNVVPALMEKFNYSSSMEVPRLVKICINQGIGAATQDKKLIENAVSELSIITGQKPVATYARKAISNFKLRDGMPIGVRVTLRSQRMYEFLDRLITVALPRVRDFRGINDKSFDGRGNYTMGVTEQIIFPEIDLDKINKITGMDITFVTTAKTDAEAFSLLKELGLPFKNANN, encoded by the coding sequence ATGAGTTACGAACCAAGATTAGCGACATTTTATAAATCCAATGTGGTGCCAGCTTTGATGGAGAAATTCAATTATAGTTCAAGCATGGAGGTGCCCAGACTTGTAAAAATATGCATCAATCAAGGAATTGGCGCGGCAACCCAGGATAAAAAATTAATTGAAAACGCAGTATCTGAGTTGAGCATTATTACTGGTCAAAAGCCGGTGGCTACTTATGCCAGAAAGGCAATTTCAAATTTTAAATTGCGCGACGGCATGCCAATTGGTGTAAGGGTAACCCTTAGATCTCAAAGAATGTATGAGTTTTTAGATCGATTGATTACGGTAGCGCTTCCAAGGGTGCGTGACTTTAGAGGAATCAATGATAAAAGTTTTGATGGAAGAGGTAATTATACCATGGGAGTCACTGAGCAAATTATCTTCCCTGAGATTGATCTTGATAAGATTAATAAAATAACAGGAATGGACATCACTTTTGTGACAACTGCCAAAACCGATGCAGAGGCTTTTAGTCTTTTGAAAGAATTGGGCCTTCCATTCAAGAATGCAAATAATTAA
- the rpsM gene encoding 30S ribosomal protein S13, producing the protein MARIAGIDLPRNKRGVIGLTYIYGIGRTTASNILNKLNIDESMRVNDWSNDQVQAIAKVIQDEIKVEGELRSEVQLSIKRLMDIACFRGIRHRKGLPVRGQRTKTNARTRKGKRKTVANKKKVTK; encoded by the coding sequence ATGGCTCGTATAGCTGGTATAGATCTTCCAAGAAATAAAAGAGGCGTCATTGGCCTGACCTATATTTATGGTATAGGACGAACTACTGCCTCCAACATTTTGAATAAACTCAACATTGATGAAAGTATGCGCGTCAATGACTGGTCCAACGATCAAGTTCAGGCCATTGCCAAGGTGATCCAGGATGAAATTAAAGTAGAAGGAGAGTTGCGATCTGAAGTCCAATTGAGTATCAAAAGGCTTATGGATATTGCTTGCTTTCGCGGAATTCGACATAGGAAAGGATTGCCAGTGCGTGGGCAAAGAACCAAGACCAATGCAAGAACCAGAAAAGGAAAGAGAAAAACTGTGGCCAATAAGAAAAAAGTGACCAAATAA
- the rpsD gene encoding 30S ribosomal protein S4, which translates to MARYTGPVTKKSRAVGQSLTGYDKYFEKKKYPPGQHGPSRRKKQKSDYALQLIEKQKAKFTYGVLERQFRNVFHDAHKKSGVTGEVLFQFLEARLDNTVFRFGISSTRKGARQIVSHRHIAVNGKVCNVPSYRLKPGDVITVKGNSQNLEYISHQVAQKSDVRKFPWLEWNADKMEGKFLQYPTRDQIPENINEQLIVELYSK; encoded by the coding sequence ATGGCAAGATATACAGGACCGGTAACAAAGAAGTCAAGAGCAGTAGGTCAATCTTTGACTGGATATGATAAATATTTTGAAAAGAAAAAATATCCTCCCGGACAGCACGGACCTTCCAGAAGAAAGAAGCAGAAATCCGATTATGCCTTACAGCTGATCGAAAAACAAAAAGCCAAATTTACCTATGGTGTATTGGAAAGACAATTTAGAAATGTCTTCCATGATGCCCATAAAAAATCAGGTGTTACTGGTGAAGTTTTGTTTCAGTTTTTGGAAGCGAGACTTGACAATACGGTTTTTAGATTCGGAATTTCTTCCACCAGGAAAGGTGCGCGCCAAATAGTGTCCCATAGACATATTGCTGTCAATGGAAAGGTATGTAATGTGCCATCATACAGATTAAAACCAGGTGATGTGATTACTGTAAAAGGTAATTCTCAAAACTTGGAATACATTTCACATCAGGTTGCCCAAAAATCAGATGTTCGCAAGTTTCCTTGGTTGGAATGGAATGCTGATAAAATGGAAGGCAAATTTTTACAATATCCAACCAGAGACCAGATTCCCGAAAACATCAATGAGCAGCTTATCGTCGAGCTGTACTCCAAGTAA
- the rplO gene encoding 50S ribosomal protein L15, with amino-acid sequence MELHNLKPAKGAVHREKRIARGEGSGHGGTATKGHKGQKARAGAKRKRGFEGGQTPTHMRLPKLGFNNIHRVEYQVYNLDQLSDLSDKYQVTTFTPEEMHRLGLCKSNAKIKILGRGEAKKGISIKVHACSQTATEKIQSAGGSVDII; translated from the coding sequence ATGGAATTACATAACTTAAAACCCGCAAAAGGGGCTGTACATAGAGAAAAAAGGATCGCTCGGGGAGAAGGATCGGGTCATGGTGGAACAGCCACCAAAGGTCACAAAGGTCAAAAAGCCAGAGCCGGTGCAAAACGAAAAAGAGGTTTTGAAGGCGGTCAAACACCCACTCATATGAGACTTCCTAAACTTGGTTTTAATAATATTCACAGAGTCGAATATCAGGTTTACAATTTGGACCAATTGTCAGATTTGTCCGACAAATATCAAGTTACTACATTTACACCTGAAGAAATGCACAGACTTGGATTGTGTAAATCAAATGCCAAGATAAAAATATTGGGAAGGGGTGAGGCAAAGAAAGGAATAAGCATTAAAGTTCATGCGTGTTCTCAGACAGCCACTGAAAAAATTCAGTCTGCTGGCGGATCTGTTGATATCATTTAA
- the rpsK gene encoding 30S ribosomal protein S11: MAKGKKVKKRKVKVDAEGLVFIQATFNNIIVSVCNRVGEVIAWGSAGKAGFRGSKKNTPYAAQLSANSAAMVAYDAGMRSAEVFVKGPGSGREAAIRAIDSSGIKVLKITDITPIPHNGCRPPKQRRI; this comes from the coding sequence ATGGCAAAAGGAAAAAAAGTTAAAAAAAGAAAGGTTAAGGTGGATGCCGAAGGACTCGTTTTTATCCAGGCGACATTTAACAACATTATAGTTTCTGTGTGCAATAGGGTGGGAGAAGTAATTGCATGGGGTAGTGCTGGAAAAGCAGGATTCAGGGGATCAAAAAAGAATACCCCTTATGCTGCACAACTTTCAGCCAATTCTGCCGCAATGGTAGCTTACGATGCGGGAATGCGCAGCGCGGAAGTTTTTGTGAAAGGTCCCGGTTCTGGAAGAGAGGCTGCCATAAGAGCAATCGACAGTTCAGGAATAAAAGTATTGAAAATAACGGATATCACACCCATTCCCCACAATGGTTGCAGACCTCCCAAACAAAGAAGAATTTAA
- the rpmJ gene encoding 50S ribosomal protein L36 has protein sequence MKVRASIKKRTADCKFVRRKGRLYIINKKNPKFKQRQG, from the coding sequence ATGAAGGTTCGTGCATCAATCAAGAAAAGGACTGCAGACTGTAAATTTGTCAGGAGAAAAGGCAGATTGTATATCATTAACAAAAAAAATCCTAAGTTTAAACAACGTCAAGGTTAA
- the rpsN gene encoding 30S ribosomal protein S14 yields MSKKSIIARQNKREKMVAKFADVRAKLKKEGDYDALDKLPRNASPVRLKNRCQLTGRPKGFVRRFGISRYAFRMMALEGKIPGVTKASW; encoded by the coding sequence ATGTCCAAAAAGTCAATTATTGCAAGACAAAATAAGCGGGAGAAAATGGTCGCCAAGTTTGCCGACGTTCGCGCAAAACTTAAAAAAGAGGGTGATTATGATGCATTGGATAAATTGCCGCGCAATGCCTCTCCTGTTCGTCTCAAAAACCGCTGTCAATTAACAGGCAGACCAAAAGGTTTTGTGAGAAGGTTTGGAATTTCTAGATACGCATTTCGTATGATGGCATTGGAAGGAAAAATTCCTGGAGTAACAAAAGCTAGTTGGTAA
- the rpsE gene encoding 30S ribosomal protein S5 gives MARTNIVRVKAGESELKDKMVALNRVAKVTKGGRTFSFSALVVVGDGKGVVGHGLGKAREVADAISKAVDDAKKNLVKVHIHKGTVPHEQHGKFGAGRVFIKPASDGTGVIAGGAMRAVLEIAGVHNVLAKSNGSSNPHNVVKATIDALTKIRSPYDVAKSRKIEVNKVFEGI, from the coding sequence ATGGCAAGAACAAATATTGTAAGAGTTAAAGCTGGAGAGTCCGAGCTTAAAGATAAAATGGTGGCTCTTAATCGGGTAGCTAAAGTTACCAAAGGAGGTAGAACATTCAGTTTTTCTGCCTTGGTGGTAGTTGGTGATGGTAAAGGAGTCGTTGGACATGGCTTGGGTAAAGCCCGGGAGGTAGCTGATGCCATTTCCAAGGCGGTGGACGATGCCAAAAAGAATTTGGTAAAAGTACACATACACAAGGGGACAGTGCCCCACGAGCAGCATGGCAAATTTGGAGCAGGTAGGGTATTCATAAAACCAGCATCCGATGGAACTGGAGTCATTGCAGGTGGTGCGATGCGCGCAGTACTCGAAATTGCAGGAGTGCACAATGTCTTGGCAAAATCAAACGGATCGTCTAATCCACACAATGTTGTCAAAGCTACAATCGATGCTCTTACAAAAATCAGATCTCCTTACGATGTAGCCAAATCCAGAAAAATTGAAGTCAATAAAGTATTCGAAGGAATATAA
- the rpsH gene encoding 30S ribosomal protein S8: protein MITTDPIADYLTRIRNAQMASHRVVEIPASNMKKKITEILYNYGYLLKYKFVETENKQGAIKIALKYDPISKLPVIQELLRVSKPGRRIYKTSDQLPKVKNGLGIALVSTSHGVMTDKEARKKNLGGEVLFNIY, encoded by the coding sequence ATGATAACAACAGATCCAATTGCAGATTACCTCACCAGGATACGCAATGCACAAATGGCGAGCCATAGGGTTGTAGAGATTCCTGCTTCTAATATGAAAAAGAAAATTACGGAAATATTATATAACTATGGTTATTTGCTCAAGTACAAATTTGTAGAAACCGAAAATAAACAAGGAGCAATCAAAATAGCCCTTAAGTATGATCCGATTAGCAAATTACCTGTAATTCAGGAATTGTTGAGAGTGAGTAAACCCGGTCGAAGAATTTATAAGACCTCAGACCAATTGCCTAAGGTAAAAAATGGTTTAGGTATTGCCCTGGTATCTACTTCACATGGAGTTATGACTGATAAAGAAGCCAGAAAGAAAAATTTAGGTGGAGAGGTGCTTTTTAATATTTATTAA
- the rpmD gene encoding 50S ribosomal protein L30, translated as MRRNINTKSMSKVRITQIRSVIKTSERQKKTILALGLKNLNDAVELQASPAILGMVDKVKHLVTVEKI; from the coding sequence ATTCGAAGGAATATAAATACTAAATCTATGTCCAAAGTCCGTATAACACAAATCAGAAGTGTCATAAAAACAAGCGAAAGACAAAAGAAAACCATTTTGGCACTTGGTCTGAAAAATTTAAATGATGCTGTAGAATTGCAAGCATCTCCTGCCATTCTCGGAATGGTGGATAAAGTAAAACATTTGGTTACCGTAGAAAAGATCTAA
- a CDS encoding DNA-directed RNA polymerase subunit alpha, with translation MSILNFQKPEKIILQKATDYEGSFEFKPLEPGFGQTLGNSLRRVLLSSLEGHAITLVRIAGVDHEFSTIKGVIEDVVEIILNLKQVRLKPANQQDDIKEEKIYITISGQESFKAGDIEKFTNVFTVTNPDQIICHMEPFVNLEIELTVAKGRGYVPADENLTKDLPIGVIPLDAIYTPIKKVTYSISNTRVGQKTDYEKLILDIKTDGTIHPEAAVKEASKILIQHLLLITDENITFEDAVKKEENVVDEQTLHMRKLLKTPLEDLDLSVRAYNCLKAAKINTLGELVKFDTHELLKFRNFGKKSLVEIEELLETKNLSFGMDLGKFKMDEDNQKD, from the coding sequence ATGAGTATTTTAAACTTTCAAAAACCTGAGAAAATCATTCTCCAAAAAGCGACTGATTACGAAGGTTCTTTTGAATTCAAACCTCTCGAACCAGGATTTGGTCAAACATTGGGAAACTCTTTGCGGAGGGTTCTTTTGTCATCATTGGAAGGTCATGCGATAACATTGGTCAGAATAGCTGGTGTAGATCACGAGTTTTCTACAATTAAAGGTGTTATCGAAGATGTTGTGGAGATTATTTTAAATCTCAAGCAAGTGAGGTTAAAGCCCGCAAACCAGCAGGATGACATCAAAGAAGAAAAAATTTATATAACCATCAGTGGACAAGAATCTTTCAAGGCAGGGGATATTGAAAAATTTACCAATGTATTTACAGTTACGAATCCCGATCAGATCATTTGCCACATGGAGCCCTTTGTCAATTTGGAGATTGAATTGACAGTGGCCAAAGGAAGAGGATATGTGCCAGCAGATGAAAACCTCACTAAAGATTTACCGATTGGAGTGATTCCGTTGGATGCGATTTACACACCCATCAAAAAAGTGACATATAGTATATCCAATACAAGGGTAGGCCAAAAAACGGATTATGAAAAGTTGATTTTGGACATTAAAACGGATGGCACAATTCATCCGGAAGCAGCTGTTAAGGAAGCGTCCAAGATTTTAATCCAGCATCTTTTACTTATCACAGATGAAAATATAACATTTGAAGATGCTGTGAAAAAAGAAGAAAACGTCGTAGATGAGCAAACGCTCCACATGCGTAAATTACTGAAAACTCCACTGGAAGATCTCGATTTATCCGTAAGGGCCTACAACTGTCTAAAAGCTGCAAAAATCAACACTTTGGGCGAATTGGTAAAATTTGATACTCACGAGTTGTTGAAATTTAGAAACTTTGGTAAAAAATCATTGGTTGAAATAGAAGAACTTTTGGAGACGAAGAATCTTTCTTTTGGAATGGACTTGGGAAAGTTTAAAATGGACGAAGACAATCAAAAAGACTAG
- the rplQ gene encoding 50S ribosomal protein L17 has translation MRHGKKFNHLSRKKGHRVALLRNLAGALIQHKRITTTLAKAKALRVYIEPIITKSKTNSTHSRRTVFSYLNNKEVVAELFGSIAEKVADRPGGYTRVIRTGFRKGDGAEMALIELVDFNSTMVSASAAKAPEAKTGKRTRRSSVKKAKTDANDANVPQEVEASVDETASDKSEESAKQ, from the coding sequence ATGAGACATGGAAAAAAATTTAACCACCTGAGCCGAAAGAAAGGACATAGAGTTGCTTTGCTGAGGAATTTGGCAGGTGCATTGATTCAACACAAAAGAATTACCACCACTCTTGCAAAAGCCAAGGCTTTGAGGGTTTACATTGAACCGATTATTACAAAATCCAAAACAAATTCTACACACAGCCGCCGAACTGTTTTTAGTTATTTGAACAACAAGGAGGTAGTTGCCGAATTATTTGGAAGTATTGCTGAAAAAGTGGCTGACAGGCCAGGAGGATATACCAGAGTGATCAGGACCGGGTTTCGGAAAGGAGACGGCGCTGAAATGGCATTGATCGAGTTGGTTGATTTCAATTCCACCATGGTTTCCGCTTCGGCTGCGAAAGCCCCTGAAGCAAAAACCGGTAAAAGGACCAGACGATCTTCTGTTAAAAAAGCGAAGACCGATGCCAATGATGCGAACGTTCCACAAGAAGTTGAAGCTTCAGTTGATGAAACTGCATCAGACAAGAGTGAGGAAAGCGCAAAGCAATAA
- the secY gene encoding preprotein translocase subunit SecY, whose translation MKKFIETIKNIWSIKELRDKLVFTATLLAIFRFGSFVVLPGVVPSVLKSATSSSSNSLFGLINTYTGGAFNQASIFALGIMPYITASIIIQLLGFAVPYFQRLQQKEGESGRRKLNQMTRIFTVFITLVQGGGYLTYIQSLGAVDPNVSPFVFWFSNSIILATGTIFSMWLGERITDKGIGNGVSMIIMIGIIAGLPGAFSFEIQAQLANNGLILFIFELVILFMTIIASILIVQGVRKIPIQFAKRMVGRGGGAMPVATDRDYIPLKVNAAGVMPIIFAQAIMFLPLTVVQYVTNDPSLGSSGLLRALTDPYGFWNNAITFILVVGFTYIYTALIVNPQNYAEYLKRNNAFIPGIKPGPDTEEYIDTTTTRITLPGSIFLGILTILPAIAVVFGVNSSFARFFGGSSILILVGVVLDTLAQIESYLLMRKYDGLVKSGRIEGRTSTGIGPMTMG comes from the coding sequence ATGAAAAAATTCATTGAAACTATAAAGAACATTTGGAGTATAAAAGAACTCAGAGATAAACTGGTGTTTACAGCCACTTTATTGGCCATTTTCAGATTTGGTTCTTTTGTTGTATTACCTGGAGTAGTACCAAGTGTTCTCAAAAGTGCCACTTCTTCCAGCAGCAATAGTTTGTTTGGATTGATAAATACTTATACTGGTGGAGCGTTCAATCAAGCTTCCATATTTGCGCTTGGGATCATGCCTTACATCACCGCTTCAATTATCATTCAGTTACTTGGCTTTGCTGTTCCATATTTTCAAAGATTGCAGCAAAAAGAGGGAGAATCTGGCAGAAGGAAGCTCAATCAAATGACCAGAATTTTTACTGTATTTATAACCCTGGTGCAAGGTGGGGGCTATCTAACCTATATACAATCTCTTGGAGCGGTCGATCCAAATGTGAGTCCTTTTGTTTTTTGGTTTTCGAATAGCATTATTTTGGCTACTGGAACCATATTTTCAATGTGGCTGGGAGAAAGAATAACGGACAAAGGGATTGGCAATGGTGTGTCTATGATTATCATGATTGGTATTATAGCTGGACTACCCGGTGCATTTAGCTTTGAAATTCAGGCTCAATTGGCCAACAATGGATTGATTTTATTTATTTTTGAATTGGTCATCTTGTTTATGACCATAATAGCTTCCATTCTCATTGTACAGGGAGTTCGAAAAATCCCCATTCAATTTGCCAAGAGAATGGTTGGACGCGGCGGTGGCGCAATGCCAGTAGCGACAGACAGAGATTATATTCCTTTGAAGGTAAATGCTGCGGGAGTAATGCCAATAATTTTTGCACAAGCCATTATGTTTTTGCCATTGACGGTTGTGCAGTATGTGACCAATGACCCGTCCCTGGGAAGCTCAGGACTGTTGAGGGCTCTTACAGATCCTTATGGTTTTTGGAATAACGCGATTACATTTATTCTGGTAGTAGGTTTTACCTATATTTATACAGCTTTGATCGTTAACCCGCAGAATTATGCAGAATACTTAAAAAGAAACAATGCTTTTATTCCCGGGATCAAACCTGGTCCTGATACGGAAGAGTATATAGATACAACCACAACCCGGATCACTTTACCCGGGTCTATCTTTTTAGGAATTCTTACCATATTACCTGCCATTGCTGTTGTATTCGGAGTGAATAGTTCATTTGCAAGATTTTTTGGAGGCTCTTCAATTTTGATTCTTGTAGGCGTTGTTTTGGATACACTTGCCCAAATTGAATCTTATCTTTTGATGAGAAAGTACGATGGATTGGTAAAATCGGGCAGGATTGAAGGCAGAACCAGTACAGGAATTGGTCCAATGACCATGGGTTAA
- the infA gene encoding translation initiation factor IF-1: MTKKNLIQQDGIIEEALSNAMFRVRLQNDHLIIATISGKMRMNYIRILPGDKVSVEMSPYDLTRGRITYRYK; this comes from the coding sequence ATGACTAAAAAGAACCTTATTCAACAAGATGGCATTATTGAAGAGGCTCTTTCGAATGCAATGTTTAGGGTTAGATTACAAAATGATCATCTTATAATAGCCACAATATCAGGTAAAATGAGGATGAATTATATTAGGATCTTACCAGGTGACAAAGTTTCAGTTGAAATGAGTCCCTACGATTTAACAAGAGGTAGAATAACTTATAGATACAAATAA
- the rplF gene encoding 50S ribosomal protein L6: MSRIGKKIIPIPNGVEIKVDKNKVTAKGPKGTLTQVIDPDMEVKMDGSVMTITRPTNQKRHRSAHGLTRALVSNLVTGVSDGFTKEMELVGVGYRVSNTGNLLEMSIGFSHPIMFFLPSELKVETVTEKGQNPKIILKGSDKQLLGQICAKIRSFKKPEPFKGKGIKFAGEILRRKAGKSAGK; this comes from the coding sequence ATGTCCAGAATTGGAAAAAAAATAATCCCGATACCCAACGGTGTAGAGATTAAGGTAGATAAAAACAAAGTAACCGCTAAAGGTCCTAAAGGGACCTTGACACAGGTGATTGATCCAGATATGGAAGTTAAAATGGATGGGTCCGTTATGACAATCACCCGACCGACCAACCAAAAAAGACACCGTTCTGCCCACGGCCTTACCCGTGCTTTGGTAAGTAACCTTGTTACTGGAGTTTCTGATGGTTTTACAAAGGAAATGGAATTGGTAGGGGTTGGATATCGTGTAAGCAATACAGGTAATTTGCTTGAAATGTCAATAGGATTTTCACACCCTATTATGTTTTTTCTACCCAGCGAGTTAAAAGTTGAAACAGTGACAGAAAAAGGTCAAAACCCTAAGATAATTCTTAAAGGATCTGATAAGCAGCTGTTGGGACAAATCTGTGCTAAAATCCGTTCATTCAAAAAACCAGAACCATTCAAAGGTAAGGGTATCAAATTTGCGGGTGAAATTCTAAGAAGAAAAGCCGGCAAGTCCGCGGGTAAATAA
- the map gene encoding type I methionyl aminopeptidase, which yields MIYLKIDEEIELIRQSSLLVSKTLAFLVSGIKVGKTGLELDQMAEEFIRDHQGIPAFKGYNGFPGTLCISINECVVHGIPSAQAFQSGDLISVDCGVIKDGFYGDSAYTFMLGEVADEVVKLARVTEEALYRGIDQARVGNRIGDISYAIQEHAEKRHHYGVVRELVGHGIGKKLHEAPEVPNYGQKGKGPVLKEGLTIAIEPMINLGTKQIKQLKDGWTVVSADQKASAHYEHTIAVRMNGPEILSDHQIIKTEIKNNSEIIL from the coding sequence ATGATTTACCTAAAAATTGATGAAGAAATTGAGTTAATCCGCCAAAGCAGTTTGCTTGTCAGTAAGACGCTTGCCTTTTTGGTTTCTGGAATTAAAGTGGGCAAAACGGGCTTGGAATTGGATCAAATGGCGGAAGAATTTATTCGCGACCATCAAGGAATTCCTGCTTTCAAAGGATACAATGGATTTCCAGGAACCTTGTGTATTTCAATCAACGAATGTGTCGTACATGGTATACCCTCAGCTCAAGCTTTTCAATCAGGAGATTTAATTTCTGTCGATTGTGGAGTTATTAAAGATGGTTTTTACGGTGATTCTGCTTACACCTTTATGTTGGGTGAAGTGGCTGATGAAGTTGTAAAATTAGCCAGAGTCACCGAGGAGGCTTTGTATCGTGGGATTGATCAGGCAAGGGTTGGAAATAGAATAGGTGACATTAGTTATGCCATACAGGAACATGCCGAAAAGAGACATCATTATGGAGTAGTAAGAGAATTAGTGGGGCATGGAATCGGCAAAAAGTTGCACGAAGCACCGGAAGTGCCAAATTATGGGCAAAAAGGAAAAGGTCCTGTTTTGAAAGAGGGATTAACAATCGCCATAGAACCAATGATCAATCTGGGCACCAAGCAGATTAAGCAGCTCAAGGATGGTTGGACAGTGGTTTCGGCAGACCAGAAGGCATCGGCTCATTATGAGCATACAATCGCTGTCAGGATGAATGGACCTGAAATTTTGTCAGACCATCAAATCATAAAAACTGAAATAAAAAATAATTCCGAAATCATACTATAA
- a CDS encoding 50S ribosomal protein L18, whose protein sequence is MKNKIEKRQSVKYRIRRKISGTSERPRLSVYKSNKAIYCQIIDDISGRTIVAASSKGLNASKSEQAKEVGKLIAQKASASKISTVVFDRNGYVYHGRIKSLAEGAREGGLNF, encoded by the coding sequence ATGAAGAACAAAATTGAAAAAAGACAAAGCGTCAAATACAGAATCAGGAGAAAGATAAGTGGCACATCCGAAAGACCGCGCCTTAGCGTTTATAAGAGCAATAAGGCCATTTATTGTCAAATCATTGATGATATTTCTGGAAGGACAATCGTTGCGGCCTCAAGCAAAGGCTTAAATGCCTCCAAATCTGAACAAGCCAAGGAAGTAGGCAAACTGATCGCACAAAAAGCAAGTGCATCAAAGATCTCAACCGTGGTTTTTGATAGAAATGGATATGTTTACCATGGCAGGATCAAATCTTTGGCAGAAGGGGCCCGTGAAGGTGGACTCAATTTTTAA
- the carA gene encoding glutamine-hydrolyzing carbamoyl-phosphate synthase small subunit, whose product MNNKPLGSAIMVLQDGTVLKGRAAGFQGSCTGEICFNTGMTGYQEIFTDPSYYGQIIVMTNVHIGNYGINFQESESAKVQISGLVCRNFSEHLSRNMADGSLEDYLIQNKIVCIYDLDTRALVRHIRTFGSMNAIISSEILDPVKLKMKLDEVPSMEGLELASLVTTNKIYDIAGIESATRLAVIDFGIKSSILKQLSLYHFYLRVFPAQTSFAEINEWKPDSFFLSNGPGDPSSMQYAIQTATEIIASGKPTFGICLGHQILGLAHGVKTVKMFHSHRGSNHAVKNLQTGLGEITSQNHGFMVDLKGLQKYKDELTLTHINLNDQSVEGFKFNHSPVFSVQYHPEAGPGPHDSRYLFSDFSKLVQRELGIRQMV is encoded by the coding sequence ATGAATAACAAACCTTTGGGATCTGCCATCATGGTACTGCAGGATGGAACCGTATTGAAGGGTAGAGCTGCTGGTTTTCAAGGCAGCTGTACTGGAGAAATCTGCTTCAATACTGGCATGACAGGTTACCAAGAAATATTTACTGATCCCAGTTATTATGGTCAGATCATTGTAATGACCAATGTTCACATTGGAAATTATGGAATTAATTTTCAAGAATCTGAGTCGGCAAAGGTTCAAATTTCCGGATTGGTTTGCCGTAATTTTTCCGAACATTTAAGTAGAAATATGGCTGATGGCAGCCTGGAAGATTATTTGATTCAAAACAAAATTGTTTGCATCTATGACTTAGATACCCGAGCTCTGGTTAGGCATATCAGAACTTTTGGGTCCATGAATGCAATCATTTCCAGTGAAATTTTAGATCCGGTAAAATTGAAAATGAAGTTGGATGAGGTTCCTTCGATGGAAGGATTGGAGTTGGCATCTCTTGTTACCACCAACAAGATTTATGACATTGCAGGAATAGAATCCGCTACGCGACTGGCAGTGATTGATTTTGGAATAAAGTCGAGCATCTTAAAACAGTTAAGTTTGTATCATTTTTATCTAAGGGTTTTTCCAGCACAAACCTCATTTGCAGAAATAAATGAATGGAAACCAGATTCCTTCTTTTTGTCCAATGGACCTGGGGATCCTTCCTCAATGCAATATGCCATTCAAACAGCAACAGAAATTATTGCATCCGGAAAACCTACTTTTGGAATTTGTTTGGGACATCAGATACTTGGCTTGGCACATGGGGTAAAAACCGTCAAAATGTTTCACAGTCATCGGGGTTCTAATCATGCGGTGAAGAATCTACAAACAGGCCTTGGTGAAATTACTTCTCAAAACCATGGCTTTATGGTCGATTTGAAGGGTCTCCAAAAGTACAAAGATGAGTTAACGCTTACGCACATCAATTTGAACGATCAAAGTGTGGAGGGTTTCAAATTTAACCATTCTCCTGTATTTAGTGTTCAGTACCATCCGGAAGCTGGCCCTGGACCGCATGATTCAAGGTATCTGTTTTCAGATTTTTCAAAGTTGGTACAAAGAGAATTAGGGATAAGACAAATGGTATAA